The DNA segment GCCCGCGGAGTAGGAGCCCGGCTTCGAGGTCTACAGCCCTCGGACGTGCGGGGAGTCTTCTACGAAAGGAGGTGATCCAGTGTCTGACTGTATCAAGGGGCTGCGTCGATAAGACGCACTCGACGGACTGCGTCGCGCAGCCCGCTACGACTCGAAACGTAGAGCCGGCCCGGTCGCAAGATCGGGCCGGTTTTTGTTTTGCCGCATGAATCGCCCGACCCGAGCTCCTACGGCGTGCCCGCATACGCCTCAAGGAACGACGTCACGTCGTCACCGCTCACCACGCCGTCCCGGTCAAGGTCAGCACCTGGTCGGAGTTCCGCCAGGTCCTGAGAGAACATCTGAAGGTCCAACCCGGTTACTTCGCCATCGCCGTCGATGTCCGCAGACGAGAGCCCCTCGCCCGGGTCGGGTGACCCTTCTTGAAGTATCGGCACCACCTGCAGCAGATTGAATCGCGAGACCGTCCATGGTGGGGCTTCATCACTCAGCACACCTCGGTGAATCAATCGGACCGTCATGCGGTATACATCTGGCTCGCTCGGATCGCTCTCGACAAACTGCACGCCCGTGCTCGATTGCGGCACAACAAACGTGCGGCGCGACTCCGCATCCGGCGTGATAAAGCCGTATTGGGTGCCGGATTCCCGCAGCGAAAGCGCATGCCACTCGTTCGTCAACACGTTAAGAGCCAGTACCTGCCCAATGATCTCCGGATTGCCCTGATCCTCCACGTGAACCTCGAACGAATGTTGGCTTCGAAAGTCGACGTATGTGGACATCTCCGCGCCTGTCAGCATCTGCAGACGGACACCCACTTCGATGCCGGCCTGCTGCCAGAACATCGTCCCCTGCGACGTCACGAGCGAGTACCACTGGGGCACGACCATAGCGGTGCTCTGCTCTCCCGCGGGCGTGCGCAGCGTGTACTCCAGCATCAGCGGGTCGTGCCCGGGGTAGTCCTGCGGCTCGTGTCCGAACGCCGTGGTCACGCTGTCGATGCTCGCGGCGTACACGTACCGCGTGAGCTCCACCGTGCCCCTCCACGAATAGGTCTGCCATACCACGTCCCCGGGCGTCCAGAAGATGATCTCGGGCACGTTCTTCGCGCGGAGCATCGCCAGCAGCATGCGCAGCCCCGCGGGGTTTCCCTGGTAAAAGTCAATATCCCTGTTCTGAGAGTCAGACACATGCGCATACTGAGCCACCTACGGCACCAACTTGTCCCACCGATTCCCCTCGAACGAGTTGATCACCGACTCCGCCGCGTGACGGTGCAGACGCGTCGACGCCTCGAACCGTGTCTCGTACGGCGTGCCCGGCAGGTACTGGTTCGGCTGGCGGTGCCCGAGGTGCGTCGTCAGCGGATTACCGTACTCGTCGGTTCCGAGTTGGAGGTAACTCACCGGGTACAACTCCGGCGAGTCCACCATCCCGGGTGACGACTGGGCAGACCCGAACGACTGCACATACCCCGCCCACACGTCGTACCGCGCGGGAGACGTCGCCACGTTGTGTCGCGTCTGCGGCGGCTGGGTCGCCGGCAACTGGCCGAACACCGGCTGGTGATCGATCCAGCACCGGTTCAACTCGTTCACCGGCCCGCTCTGCTGCGGCGGCAGGTGCCATCCCACCTGGTCCAGCGCGCCGTCGGTCCGCGTGCCGTTGTAGTTGCCCACGCGGATGCTCGAACCGAACTTCGCGCGCAGCACGCTGTACGCCGCGTTGTCCATCACCGCCTGGTGCACGTTCCGCCAGATCGACATCCACCAGATCATGTAGGGACGGTTGTCGGGATGGTCGGCACGACGATTGAAGTTGAACGCATCATCCGGGTCAACTATCCACCCGTACGCCGCGGCGGCCGCATTCCACATCTCCGCCAGCGTCATGCCGTCCGAGCCGGGGAACGACTGGGGCGGCACCCACCCCGGCGAGCCGGGCACCTTCCACGTGTTCCAGATCGAGTTCGGATCGCCGGCCTGCGACGCGAGAAACCACGGCATAAACACGCCGTTGCGGCTGCCGGTCGTGAGAATGAACGCCTCGACGTCGAAGTAGAACCGCCAGTCACTCACCGGCGGGAATGCCGGGTTGTTCACCCGGATCGCCGCGATCTGTGCGTCAAGTTCATCGACGAACTCCACCATCCAGGCCCTCAGCGGCCCGCCGAGCGTCGCATTCACCGGGAACGGATGCCGCCACGGGCGCGCGTCGAACCGTGCATCCCCCGGATAGTTCGGCGAGTTCGGGTCGGGCGGGTAGTTTGTCGGTGCCTCGGGAAAGTTGAACGGCGTGAGAGGCGTGCCGTTTGGCCAACGCAGGACATCCGGCCCGGGGTCCTGCGTGGTGCCGGGGGTCCAGAAGCCCAGGGCGGGGAGGTTCTGTTCGGTAGCGAACCACGTCGGGTCGGAGCGTTCGGTGTCGTGCCCAAAGCCCCGCACGATCACGCACACATTGTCCGGCGTGATGAGATTGCTCGTGAAGTCGGCGAGCACGCGCTGCGCGAGAGCCGCCGCAGCGGACTCGGGTGTCGGATTCTGCGGGTTCGGGTAGTAGGGACGCCAGTGCACGTCCACCGTCTGCATTGGCGTGACGAACGGATCGCCGCCATACCCCGTCGGCGTACTCTGCCACATGATGGACAGAGGAAACACACGAACCGGCTGCGCTGGTTGTGCGAACACAGGCAGCGAGAGCAGCGACACAGCGATCAGAAGCTGCGTGCGCATGGCGAGGTCTCCGGTAGCCCCGAGCACGCAAGGGCGATTTCTTGTAGCAGATTACCGTCGCGCTCGACGCGCTGTTGCGGAGAACGCAAGAACGAACATAAAAATCGTGTTGGGAGATGGAATTGAAACGATGAAGCCTTCGACAGGTCCGCCGTTCAACCCTGTATAGCCGACGATCGTGCTTCCATCCGCCGAGACCGCGGTTGCGGTAAGCAGATTGACCCCCGCCGGCACCTGCACGCCGTGGAAGGCGAGGTAGGCGCTCAGCGGCTCCATGCCGCGGCCAGGCGTCCAGATCGCCGCGGTCTGGAAGGGAGCGGATACGTACCCCACCACCACACTTCCCGAATCATCCACAGCGGTCGCGGCACTCCGCGAGTAGCCCGATGCAAAGCCGAGCGCGACGGGCTGGCCGCTGATCCACATAACTGCACCTTGATTCCCCGCACCGTACCTTGTGTCCCCGACTACCACCCTTCCGTCGAAGTTCGTCCCATAGGCCCTGGCTTCATTCGTCGAGTCGAGCCCCGCAAGAACCTGCATTCCGACGTCCTCACGCCACGCGAACGCTTCGGAGTATCCCCCTCCTCTGCTGTGCCCGACGATCGTCGTTCCGTCGCGCGAGATCGCCGCGGCCTCGCTGTACACATGCCCGGGCTGCGTGTACCCCAGCCCCACCAGCCCCGTCGTGCTCGTACAGCGGAACGCCTGCCCGATCGCCCCGTCGAACGACTCGCTGCGGCCGACGACAATCGAGCCGTCGTGATTCGCGTCCTGCGCGAACGCCGACTGGTACCCGGGCAGGCGGCCAAGGATGTCGAGGCTCGGACTGCCGATAGTCCAGCGGTACGCGTCAATCCCATACTGTCCGACAAGCGTGCCCCCGTCACCGGAGATGCCGTAGGAATACGACCCGAACGGCAAGCCGAGTACTACCCCGACGTCACGTCGCCCATCCGCACGCGTCCACCAGAAACCCTGCGCCGGGTTGCCGGGCGACCCGCCGCTGGCAACTCTTCCGTCGTCGGAGAGCCCGTAGGCCCGAGACGAGAATCCCGCCGGCCCGAGGCCCAAGAGGTCGAACGTCTGCCCCGTCGCCGACGAGGCCACCACGCCCGAGAACAGAGCCGTAGCCAGAGCAAATGTGCCGCGCGGCGATGCCATGTCGGGAATATACCTCATCCGCCAGAGAACGCCAGAGCAATCGTGTTGAAGGCCGTGGGCGAGTCGGAGTGGTTGACCGGATCGGGGAACTGTCCCGGCACATGAATCTGCACGCCGACCATCGAGACGAAGAGCGGGTCCGCCGGCACCACATTCGTCGGCGGATGATTCTGCCACATGATGGACAGAGGAAACACGCGATCAGGCTGCGCGGGCTGCGCACGCGCGGCACTCACGAACACGCAGAGAACGAGAAGCATCATGATGCGCATGGGAGCACTCCTCTATTTGCTCCGCGCATACAGGAGCGAGACTGCTTGGATCTGGAAACATATCCTACCGATTCGCGCGGCGCGCCGTTGCGGGAAAGAAGATCATAAATATTAAGATTGCACTGGGTGCCGGAACTGTAGCTATCCATCCTTGCAGACCCGGGCCCGGGATTCCGGTGTACCCCACGAACGTCCGCCCATCCGCCGACACCGCGGTGGCGGTGAGCAGGTTGATCCCCGCCGGCACCTGCACGCCGTGGAACGCGAGGTAGTCGCTCAGTCGCTCCATGCCGCGATCGGGAGTCCAGATCCCGGCTGTGACTCCAGTCGATCCGCCGAGACCGCCGACGATGACGTTACCGTCATCGCTTGTGGCATTTGCAATGCTCTGGAAGTACCCGGAAGCTACTCCAAGCGATTCGGATACGCCATTGATCCACCGGACGGCCGTCAGAGACGACACGGACACCCCGACGACGATGCTCCCGTCGTGGTTTACGCCGTGTGCACGGGCGTCGATGCCGCCCGCAATATCCGGCAGTGCGACCATACCGCTCGTCGACGTCCATACGAACGCATCGGAGTAACCCCCCCGGCTGTGCCCGACGATCGTCGTGCCATCGCGCGAGATCGCCGCGGCCTCGCTGTACGCATGCCCGGGCTGCGTGTACCCCAGCCCTACCAGACCCGTCGCGCTCGTCCACCGGAACGCCTGGCCGATCGCGCCGTCGAACGACTCGCTGCGGCCCACGACAACCGAACCGTCGTAACTCGCGTCCTGCGCATAGGCGTTCTGGTACCCCGCTTGGCGCCCCAGGATCTCGAGCGTTCCGCCACGCCGGAATCGGTACGCGTGAAACGTCGAATCGCCCGCGTACCTCGCCCCGCCGACCGCCGTCGTGCCGTCGCCCGAGACGCCGTAGCCCCAGCCGGCGTACGGAGAAGATGTATTCGGCGCAAAGTGCTCAAACCCGCCCTGCGGCGTCCAGAAAAAGGCCCCGCCGACGCCGTTGCCGACGACCACGCCCCCGTCGTCGGACAACCCGAACGCCCACTCGCTCGTGATCCCCGGCGGGCTGCTGAGAAGCTGGAACGTCTGCCCAGCTGCCTCGGGCGCGAACACCCCCACGCCCGAGAACAGGGCCGCGGCGAGGGCAAGGACGGTGGGTCTGCGGTTCATGAGGAGAATCTACATCACGCGGCGAGGAATGCCAGCGGAATCGTCCCCGCCCGTGCATGCGGCCCCACGTGCACGGACCTGCCGTCACGCCGCGGCGATGTTCACATCGCGCGCAAACCCGCAGCCTCAATAAAAAGGCGTCCGCGCGCGGGGTGCACGCGCGGACGCCAACTCTCGCGGGCCAAAGACCGGGCCGGGCCACCATGCGCCCGCCGAGCCGCCGACCGGCGCGTCCCTGCGCCGACCGTCGCTCTCGCCCGTTCTCCGGCGGGAGGCGTCCCTGCCTCCCTCCGTCTGCCCGTGACTTCTCAACGGGAGCGGCCGTGCTCCCGCGGGGCATCCGTGCCCCTCAACCCCGCCGCGGCGTTCTCACCCCGCGCCGATTCACCACTCTCCCACTCTCCCACTCTCCCACTTCACCACTCTCCCACTCTGCCACTCTCCCACTCTCCCACTCTGCCACTCTCCCACTCCACCCCTACGGCCTCCCCCGCCCCCATCTCACGTCGGGGTCTTCTCCCCGGTCGCCCCATCCCCGGTCCGGCCTGGTGCTCGGAAGTTCCTCGCCCGCTGGGCGAGCTTCTCGAACCGGTCCTGCATCCTCGCGCCCCACGCCGCCCGGTCCATCACTTCCAGCCGGTACCTCGCACCGACGACCACCACCTCGTTGGGCAGCTTCGTCAGTTCCAGGTGCAGCTTCGGGATCGAGATCCGCCCGGCCGAATCGAGCTCCAGCCGCTCCGTCAACCCAAAGAACGACGTCTCGAACTCCTGCTCGTCCTCGCCCGGGGTCAGCGTGCCTTCCGCCTGGCTCGCGAACTGCCGGAACATCGGTTCGGTGAAGAGCATCAGCCCGTGCCCCGGCCACGGGATGCAGTAGAACGCCGACCCGTCCCGCGTCGGATCCAGCAGCGACCGGAACTTCGCCGGAACGGCCAGACGCTGCTTCGCGTCGATCGTCAGTTCCGCGAACCCCGTGAAGATCATCACCCGTCCTCACCCGGTTGCTCATGGCGCGTCTCCACGCGGCGTGCCGGAATTCACCGGCGGTCCGGGGCGCTCCCTGCCCCCTCCCGGCCGCACGCCGCCCCGCGGGCTCGCACGACCGATGCATGATAACCACATCGCCACACTTTGCAACACTCTGCTCCACTTCACCACATTTGTGGGCAAAATGTGCAAAACCTGGCGGCGAACGCCACCAAGATCCAAACAGAATCCGCACTCATCCCGTGCTCGCGCAGGCCGCACGCCTCAGGACGCACGCCCGCGCTTCCTTCGAGGTTTCAGGCTGGGTGGCACAGGCGTCCCGCGTGCGCGCTGATTCCCGCCGCGAACGACTCCTCCCCGAACCGCGCCGCGTTCTCGCGGCACGCCCGTCCCGCATCGCGCGGGCACCGCGCCATCGCCGCCGCCATCGCCTCGGCGCTCTCGCCGTCGTACAGCGCACCGGTCACGCCGTCCAGCACGCTGTCGCGCGCCCCGCCAGCCCGACGTGCCACCACCGGCAGCCCGCACGCCTGCGCCTCGACCGCGATGATGCCGAAGTCCTCGATCTGCGGGAAGAGCAGCATCCGCGCCGCGCGATACTCCGCGCGCAATCGCTCGTCGCCGACGCGCCCCAGGAACTCCACGCGCCCGCTCACCTCGCACGCCACACGCCGCACGCGCTCCGCGTCGCTGCCCTCCCCCACCACGCGCAGCGCCCGCCCGCCCAGCGCCGACGCCCGGATCGCGACCTCGGTCCGCTTGTACGGCTCCAGCGCCGCGACGACGAGCGCGTGCTCGCCTCGACGCGCGTCTTTCTCCGGAGGCGTGTAAAACCCCGTCCGCACCGGCGGAAAGACCACCTCGCTCTCGCGCCCGAAACACCGAGCGATCTCGCGGGCCGTGTGCGTCGAGTTCGCGAGAAACCGCGTGACGTGGGCGCTCGTCGCGCGGTCCCACGCGCGGAACCTCGGGCCCGCAAGGCGCAGCCCGGTTCGCACCAGCGCACCCGCTCCCGCGTACGCCCCGCGCTGCGACCAGACGTACCGCGCCGGGCTATGGCAATAGCACAGGTGCGCGACGCCCTCGGGCGCACGCAGCCCCTTGATCGCCGCCGAACTCGTCGAGATCAGCAGGTCGTACGGCGTGCGCGCATGATCGCGCGCCAGCCGCGCCGACAAGTCCGCGACCGCCCGGGGATACAAGGGCAGCAGGTGCCGGCGCAGCGCGTTCGCGCCCGGCAGGCGCCCGACGCGCGACACGACGCGGGGCAGGGCGTCGAGCGTTGGTGTCAGCGCCGCCCCGGAATCGAACATCGTGTAGACGGGCCCCACCTCGCACCAGGCGGACATCGCCCGCGCGATGGCGTCGAGCACGAACTCCCCGCCCCGCAGCCCGACGAGCCAGTCGTGCGCGAGCGCGACGCGAGGACGGGTCGCCGCGTGTTCTACAGTCGATCCCATGACATTCACGTTCGTCAGCGCGGGCGCCCAGGCCGCGACCGCGGCCAATCGCTTCGGCGTCGATTATCGCCTCGAGGCCGCCCGCCTGCCGGCGCCCCCCTGCCCGATCATCGACGTGCACGCGCACGTGAACGGCGCGGGGGCCGCCCCCATCTGGCGCGACGTGGCCGACCTCTTCGGCATCCGGCGGGTGCACACCATGGTCCGCCTCGCCGACGCCCCCCGCGTCCGCGACATCCTGGGCGACCGCGTGCGGTTCATCGCCTTCCCCGATTTCCGCGCCGAGCGCCGGCCGGCCATGACCGAGGGCTTCCTCGCCGATATCCAGGCATTCCACGACGGCTTCGGCGCCAAGATCGTCAAGCTCTGGAACGCGCCCCGGATGCGCGAGTTCTTCCCCGGGGCCGCGGGCGACGACATCGTCCCGTTCGACAGCCCGTGGCGCGTGCGCCACGCCCAGCTCGCCGAATCGCTCGGCATGGGCTTCATGGTGCACGTCGCCGACCCGGACACCTGGTTCGGCACGCGCTACGGCGACGTCGCGATGTACGGCGCCAAGATCGACCAGTACCGTTCGCTCCGCGTGATGCTCGACCGCTTCAAGGGCCCGTGGATCGCGGCCCACATGGGCGGCTGGCCCGAAGACCTCGCGTTTCTCTCCACGCTGCTCGAGTCGCACCCCAACCTGTACCTCGACACCTCCGCCACCAAGTGGATCGTCCGCGAGATCAGCCTGCACCCGGCGCCCGCCGCCCGCGAGTTCTTCCAGCGCTGGCGCGGACGCATCCTCTTCGGCTCAGACGTCGTCACCACCGACGAGCACCTCGCCCCCAAGCCGCCGGACCCCAAGAACCACCCGATGGCCGACCTGGCCGACAGCCCCGCCGCGGCGTTCGATCTCTACGCCAGCCGCTACTGGGCGCTGCGCACGCTGTGGGAAACCGACTACGACGCGGAGAGCCCCATCGCCGACCCGGACCTCGCGATGGTCAACCCCGCGCAGTACGGCCAGATGAGCGCGCCGCGCCTGCGCGGGCTCTCGCTCCCCGCCGACCTCCTCCGCGTCATGTACCACGACGCCGCCGCCGCGCTCTTCGCGTCGCTGGGCGAGCCGCTCACGGCTCCTGCGCGGGCGGATCCAGCGGCGTCCCGAACGACGACAGGTAGTTGAACGCCCGGCGCAGCGCCGCCACGTCCTCCGCGCTTCGACGGGCGCCGATGGACCCCGACAGGAACGACGGCCCCAGCAGGTCCTCGAACCCCGGCGTCGCGCGGATCAACTGCACCGTGCCGTCGCGAATGCTCCCGCCCAGCGACTCGCCGTTGAGATCGCCGGACTGCGCGAAGAACCCGCCCCCGCCGTACACGCCCAGTTCGCCCTGCGAGAGCACGAGCACGCGCACCGCCGCCGTGCTGGCGCCCGTCGCGATCGGCGTCTTGCCCGACTTGGGCACGATGAACATGTTCACATGGACGATCGTCCCGCTCACCGTGCTGGCGTCGCCACCCTCCGCCCACACCTCGCGGGGCAGGTCGGTGAGGAAAAAGTCCGCCGACAGATTGCTCGTGGGCTCGAACACCCGCGTCGGCAGGTCGCAGGCGAACCGTGCCCGTTCCTCACCCCGCGAGGTCACGCGCAGCGAGCCAGCACTTCCGACGGTGCCGCACCCGACCAGACCCAGAGCGCCCGCGCACACCCACGACCCCGCCCGCATCATCCGCCCCGCACGCATTCGCATCCCCACACGATACCGCCTGCGGCGTCCGGCGTCGCCCGGGGCCGCAATCTCGGGGGACCGATTCGGAACCCGGAGGTGTCCCGAGCGTCGTACTCAGTATCGGGCCTACCGCCGCCCGCGTTTTCAGGAGCACAGCATGGATTGCTCGCGACTTCTTCTGGGCCTTGCACTCTCCGCTTCGGTCTCGCTCCCCGCCATCGCGCAGGGGCCGCGCCCCAGCGATATCGCGCGGTACACCGGTGCATCGCCGGGCACGATCGTCATCCAGCAGTCCCCGCGCCGCAACCTGGGCATCGGCACCAGCAGCCGCGCGAACATCAACCTGCTCTCCACCCGCCGGTTCTACACCACTCTGCCCGTGCCGCCGATCGTGAACCCGCCGCGTCCTTGCCCGCCTCGTCCCTGCCCGCCTCATATTCAGCCGCACCCGTACCCGATCTCCACCGGGTCGGGCCTCTCCGTCGGCGGCTCGTACAGCGGCGACGGGCTCGACGTCTCGTTCGGCGTCGGCTCCGGCGGCGTGGGCGGCGTGAGCGGCTACCCGGGATCGCACTGCGATCCCTGCGGCGGCTCGCACGCCGGCTACTGCCCGCCCATCGTCATCGCGCCCCCCTTCTACTACACGAACAGCCTCTACTACTCCCACGGGCGTGTCTGGGGAGCCCAGCCCGTCAACCTCCTGCGGGGCGACGGCCCGATCGACCCGCGCCTCTTCACACCGCAGCCCGCGACGGCTTCGCAGCCTCCCGCGCAGCAGCAGCCCGTCCAGTTCTCGTCCGGCACCCCATCCACGCTCGCGGAGCACGGCGTGCGGGCGCTGCTCGACGGGCGACCGCGCGAGTCGATCGCGGCCCTGCGTCGGCACCTGGACGATGCGCCCGACGACGCCCGCGCGATGCGCGTCCTGGCCATCGCGCTGCTCGCCGACCGCAACGCCGCCGACGCGGTGCCGGTCATGCGCCTCGCGTACCGCACCGACCCGCTGCTGGCGCGCGAGCCGCTCATCCCCCAGGCCCTGGGGTTCCGCGACAACGAGTTCCGCCAGATGCTCACGCGCGCCGTCGCGCACGCGCACGAGGTGAACTCGAGCTCGGCGTGGCTCACCGTCACCGTGCTGATGCAGGGCGAGGAGCGCGACGACGTCGCGCGGACCATGCTCGCCCGCGCGAAGAAGGCCGGGCTCGAGCCCGCGGTGCACGACGCCCTCGCGCCGGAACTCGCCCGCTAACGCGACGCTCCCGCTCCCGCGGCCTCAGCACGCGCGGCGCACATAGGGGCGGCGCAGGCGTTCCGCCCGTGCTCCTTCTATCCTCCCGTCATGATCAAGCCCCTCCGCCTCGCCCTGCTCGCCGGTTTTCTCCTGCCGTTGTCCGCCAGCGCCGAAGAGGGCATGTGGCTGCTCACGGCCCCGCCCACCCAGCGCCTCGCGCAGGTCCACAACTTCTCGCCATCCGCCGAATGGCTGCTGGAAATGCAGCGGGCGGCGGTGAACGTCGACGGAGCCTCGGGCTCGTTCGTGTCGTCCTCCGGGCTCATCATGACCAACCACCACGTCGCCAGCACGTGGATCCAGGAACTCTCGTCCGCCGAGCACGACTACATCAAGAACGGGTTCCACGCCCGCACCCGCCAGGAAGAACTTCCCATCCCCGGGGCCGAGGTCTCCGTCCTGTGGGACATCGAGGACGTGACCGAGAAGATCAAGGCCGCGGGCAAGGGCAAGTCTCCCGAGGAAGCCAACAGCGCGATCCTGCGGGCGATCGCGGAGCTGGAGAGCGCCGAGAAGCAGCGGAGCGGGATGCACGCCCGCGTCGTCACGCTCTACGGCGGGGGCGTGTACCACCTGCACCGGGTGAAGCGCTACACCGACGTGCGCCTCGTCTTTGCCCCCGAGATCCAGGCCGCGTTCTTCGGCGGCGACACCGACAACTTCGAGTACCCCCGCTTCTGCTTCGACGTCGCGTTCGTCCGGGCCTACGAGAACGGCGCCCCTGTGCAGTCGGAGAACTTCCTCCGCTGGAGCACGCAGGGTTCGCAGGAGAACGACCTGGTCTTCGTCTTCGGGCACCCGGGCAGCACCGAGCGCCTGCTGACCATCGCCGACGTCGAGCACCGGCGCGACGTCGCGATCCCCACGCGCCTGGAGTGGTACTGGCGCACCGAGAACAAGCTCACCGCGTTCGCGAACCGGTCCGCCGAGAACCGACGGATCGCGAGCGACGACATCTTCGGGGTCGCGAACGGGCGCAAGGCGTTTACGGGCATGTACCACGGGCTGCTCGATCCGGCGCTGATGGGCGCCAAGCGGGACGAGGAAGCGAAGCTCCGGGCCGCCATCAAGGCCGACCCGGCTCTGGCGGCCCGCGTGGGCGACGCCCTCGACCGGCTGGAGAGCGCCGTCGAGGACGCGGCGCGGACGCACGAGCGCGACTGGGCGATCTCCCGCGCGTTCCGCCTCAGCCGCCTCGTGCAGCACGCCGACACCCTCGTGTCGCTCGCGTCCGAGTGGCCCAGGCCCAACGCCGACCGGCTCCGCGAGTTCCGCGACGCCGCGATGCCCGGCGTCATCGCCGACCTCGAGGCCACCACCCCGGTCTACCCGCAGTACGAGACGTTCCTGATCGCCGACGGCCTGGCGTACCTCGCCCAGCACCTCGGGGGCGATGACCCGCTCGTGCGCTCGCTCCTCGACGGCAAGTCGCCCGAAGATCGCGCCGCCGAACTCGTCGGCGCTTCGAAACTCGGCGACGCCTCGCACCGGGCCGCACTCGTGAAGGCCGGCCCAAGCGGGCTGGCGAAGGCGCTGAAGGACTCGGACGAGCCGCTGCTCGCATTCGCCCGCACGCTCGACCCCGTGCTGCGCGAGATCACCGCGCGCCGGGAGTCCGGGCTCGAGGCCGTCTCGCGCGATGTCTACGCCCGCCTCGCCGACGCGCGGTTCGCCGCCTTCGGCAAGACCACCTACCCCGACGCCACGGGCACGCTGCGCCTGTCGTACGGCACGGTGAAGTCGTACCCGGAAGGCGGAGGCACGGTGCCGGCGTACACGACGATGGGCGGCCTGTTCGAGCGGGCCGCGGCCCGTGACGAGTCCGAGTTCGATCTCCCGGACTCGTGGACCAAGGCCAAGGACGCGCTGAACCTCGGCACGCCATTCAACTTCGTGTGCACCGCGGACATTATCGGGGGCAACAGCGGCTCGCCGGTGGTGAACCGCGAGGGGCGGGTCGTCGGGCTGATCTTCGACGGAAACATCCAGAGTCTTCCCCTGGCGTTCCAGTATTCCGACAAGCAGGCACGGGCAGTCGCCGTCGATAGCCGCGCGCTGGTGGAGGGCCTGCGCGTGGTCTACAAGGCCGACGCGCTCGTGCGCGAGCTGACCGCGGGCGACTAACCCGGGTCCGGCCGGCAACAATGCGGGCCATGAACTCGCTGCGCACCCTCGTGGAGTCGCGGGCCTTTGGTCTCACCGTGCTGGGCGTCATCCTGGCCAACGGTGTTCTCATCGCGTGGCAGACCTACGCCCCCGAGGCCGGCTGGATCCGCTCGCTGCTCGCCATCTGCCTCGGGATCTTCGTCGGTGAACTCATCCTGAAACTCTCGGTGGCGACCCGGTTCGGCACCCTGGGCGCCTTCCTGCGCGACGGCTGGAACATCTTCGACATCATCGTCATCGCGGGGAGTTTTCTCCCGCAGTCCGACCCCACGCTCGCCGCCATCGCGCGGGTGATCCGCGTGCTGCGCGTCTTCCGCCTCGTGCGGTCGGTCCCGGAGCTGCGAGTCATCGTGACCGTTCTTGTGAAGAGCCTGGTCAGCATGAAGTACATCTCGCTGCTGGCGCTCGTCATCCTCTTCATCTACGGCGTGATCGGCGTCAAGCTCTTCGGACCCTTCATGCCCAAGGAGTACGGCACGCTGCACGAGAGCGCGTTCACGCTCTTCCGCGTGCTGACGGGCGACAACTGGAGCGACCTCCGCTACGCCGCCGACGGGCAGCCCTGGCAGTGGAAGAGCACGCTGTACCACGTCAGTTGGATCATCGTGAGCACGTTCCTGCTGATCAACCTGATCGTGGGCGCGGTGCTGAACAACTAC comes from the Planctomycetota bacterium genome and includes:
- a CDS encoding glycosyltransferase, with the protein product MGSTVEHAATRPRVALAHDWLVGLRGGEFVLDAIARAMSAWCEVGPVYTMFDSGAALTPTLDALPRVVSRVGRLPGANALRRHLLPLYPRAVADLSARLARDHARTPYDLLISTSSAAIKGLRAPEGVAHLCYCHSPARYVWSQRGAYAGAGALVRTGLRLAGPRFRAWDRATSAHVTRFLANSTHTAREIARCFGRESEVVFPPVRTGFYTPPEKDARRGEHALVVAALEPYKRTEVAIRASALGGRALRVVGEGSDAERVRRVACEVSGRVEFLGRVGDERLRAEYRAARMLLFPQIEDFGIIAVEAQACGLPVVARRAGGARDSVLDGVTGALYDGESAEAMAAAMARCPRDAGRACRENAARFGEESFAAGISAHAGRLCHPA
- a CDS encoding tetratricopeptide repeat protein, which gives rise to MDCSRLLLGLALSASVSLPAIAQGPRPSDIARYTGASPGTIVIQQSPRRNLGIGTSSRANINLLSTRRFYTTLPVPPIVNPPRPCPPRPCPPHIQPHPYPISTGSGLSVGGSYSGDGLDVSFGVGSGGVGGVSGYPGSHCDPCGGSHAGYCPPIVIAPPFYYTNSLYYSHGRVWGAQPVNLLRGDGPIDPRLFTPQPATASQPPAQQQPVQFSSGTPSTLAEHGVRALLDGRPRESIAALRRHLDDAPDDARAMRVLAIALLADRNAADAVPVMRLAYRTDPLLAREPLIPQALGFRDNEFRQMLTRAVAHAHEVNSSSAWLTVTVLMQGEERDDVARTMLARAKKAGLEPAVHDALAPELAR
- a CDS encoding S46 family peptidase; this encodes MIKPLRLALLAGFLLPLSASAEEGMWLLTAPPTQRLAQVHNFSPSAEWLLEMQRAAVNVDGASGSFVSSSGLIMTNHHVASTWIQELSSAEHDYIKNGFHARTRQEELPIPGAEVSVLWDIEDVTEKIKAAGKGKSPEEANSAILRAIAELESAEKQRSGMHARVVTLYGGGVYHLHRVKRYTDVRLVFAPEIQAAFFGGDTDNFEYPRFCFDVAFVRAYENGAPVQSENFLRWSTQGSQENDLVFVFGHPGSTERLLTIADVEHRRDVAIPTRLEWYWRTENKLTAFANRSAENRRIASDDIFGVANGRKAFTGMYHGLLDPALMGAKRDEEAKLRAAIKADPALAARVGDALDRLESAVEDAARTHERDWAISRAFRLSRLVQHADTLVSLASEWPRPNADRLREFRDAAMPGVIADLEATTPVYPQYETFLIADGLAYLAQHLGGDDPLVRSLLDGKSPEDRAAELVGASKLGDASHRAALVKAGPSGLAKALKDSDEPLLAFARTLDPVLREITARRESGLEAVSRDVYARLADARFAAFGKTTYPDATGTLRLSYGTVKSYPEGGGTVPAYTTMGGLFERAAARDESEFDLPDSWTKAKDALNLGTPFNFVCTADIIGGNSGSPVVNREGRVVGLIFDGNIQSLPLAFQYSDKQARAVAVDSRALVEGLRVVYKADALVRELTAGD
- a CDS encoding ion transporter yields the protein MNSLRTLVESRAFGLTVLGVILANGVLIAWQTYAPEAGWIRSLLAICLGIFVGELILKLSVATRFGTLGAFLRDGWNIFDIIVIAGSFLPQSDPTLAAIARVIRVLRVFRLVRSVPELRVIVTVLVKSLVSMKYISLLALVILFIYGVIGVKLFGPFMPKEYGTLHESAFTLFRVLTGDNWSDLRYAADGQPWQWKSTLYHVSWIIVSTFLLINLIVGAVLNNYQQVQEAEANLRDGPRDLSDERLHALAEEMQAILRARGHSGERSRQAPPEHTRAGSYSS